One genomic window of Chiloscyllium punctatum isolate Juve2018m chromosome 23, sChiPun1.3, whole genome shotgun sequence includes the following:
- the LOC140494044 gene encoding uncharacterized protein gives MPGIHREGDPVREQSVVGAEGLHIPGSHRDGDPVREQSVVGAGGLHIPGSHRDGDPVREQTRVGAGGLHAPVGHRDGDPVREQSVVGAGGLHVPESHRDGDPVREQTGGGAGGLHALVSHRDGDPVREQTGGGAGGLHVPVSHRDGDPVREHTGGGAGGLHIPVSHRDGDPVREQSGGGAGGLHVPVSHRDGDPVREHTGGGAGGLHAPVSHRDGDPLREHTGGGAGGLHVPVSHRDGDPVREQSGGGAGGLHAPGSHRDGDPVREQTGGGAGGLHIRGSHRDGDPVREQSVVGAGGLHIPGSHRNSDPVREQTGGGAGGLHVSGSHGENLLLLGPACTEFE, from the coding sequence atgcctgggattcacagagaaggtgacccagtgagggagcagagtgtcGTGGGAGCGGaaggattacacatccctgggagtcacagagatggtgaccctgtgagggagcagagtgtagTGGGAGCGggaggattacacatccctgggagtcacagagacggtgaccctgtgagggagcaaacTAGAGTTGGAGCTGGAGGATTGCACGCCCCTGTtggtcacagagacggtgaccctgtgagggagcagagtgtagTGGGAgcgggaggattacacgtccctgagagtcacagagacggtgaccctgtgagggagcagactggagggggagctggaggattGCACGCCCTAgttagtcacagagacggtgaccctgtgagggagcagactggagggggagctggaggattGCACGTCCCtgtgagtcacagagatggtgaccctgtgagggagcacactggagggggagctggaggattGCACATCCCtgtgagtcacagagacggtgaccctgtgagggagcagagtggagggggagctggaggattGCACGTCCCtgtgagtcacagagacggtgaccctgtgagggagcacactggagggggagctggaggattGCACGCCCCTGttagtcacagagatggtgaccctttGAGGGAGCACACTGgagggggagctggaggattacacgtccctgtgagtcacagagacggtgaccctgtgagggagcagagtggagggggagctggaggattGCACGCCCCTggcagtcacagagatggtgaccctgtgagggagcagactggaggggGAGCTGGAGGTTTACACATCcgtgggagtcacagagatggtgaccctgtgagggagcagagtgtagtgggagctggaggattacacatccctgggagtcacagaaacagtgaccctgtgagggagcagactggagggggagctggaggattGCACGTATCTGGGAGTCATGGAGAAaaccttctgctgctgggacctgcctgcaccgaGTTTGAATGA